From the genome of Gracilinanus agilis isolate LMUSP501 chromosome 2, AgileGrace, whole genome shotgun sequence, one region includes:
- the TTC16 gene encoding tetratricopeptide repeat protein 16, whose product MSLEKLSENVESPFLSRILGTSTVFRGLESHRPPLRGLLLPKRIKEHFQHGQDAMSSGEWEKAVLSFSKAINLNPELVEAYVLRAEAYIQLCDFSSASQNLRKAAGLAPYRPQLIDRLCFVLYVQGQCLFEEESYLKALDLFTQASELQPFKSSYRFRSIACLLAMKKHQECLGIITKELKQHPNPDVYILRARLYNFFLKPNQCYQDLHRALRIKPEHPEANTLLEKLLVQARKAREEAVVMALKGSLEDSLIRINCAIENSPMDPSYYLFRGTLFRRLKDFDAAIEDFLKALELCSENEETEVPLQAQRQLLLTYNDFAVLCYTKGAYEEGVLLLNKALQGEKGEKGIYINRGDCFFKLGELTFAEADYLEALALSPWDQGARYRMGMLKEKMGLRKHQMRQYHKAEEYFTSAIEYGPDKANFYFLRARSRLMLQDFFGARQDVATMLLLNPQHPQLPSMISNLFQGQTKEDLMNSKTMVMARAILDRAIQNNLRQAPSNVLRLLDKSIPIEERKTWQDTTRPPVQVPDSEEMGPKDKGPSISTTKLGPKSLSKSNLKQASKTEMPRRSSEDSVVIGDTSTWEAKTADT is encoded by the exons ATGTCATTGGAGAAGTTAAGTGAAAATGTTGAGAGTCCTTTCTTGAGTCGTATCCTTGGGACCAGTACTGTTTTCCGGGGACTTGAATCCCATAGACCACCACTCAGAGGCCTTCTCTTGCCGAAGAGAATCAAGGAGCA CTTTCAACATGGGCAGGATGCCATGTCCAGTGGGGAGTGGGAGAAGGCTGTGCTCTCCTTCTCCAAAGCCATCAACCTTAATCCCGAGCTG GTGGAAGCTTATGTGCTTCGGGCTGAGGCCtatatccagctgtgtgacttttccTCAGCATCCCAGAACCTTCGAAAGGCTGCCGGGTTAGCCCCATACCGGCCCCAGTTAATAGACCGCCTCTGCTTTGTCCTGTATGTCCAG GGCCAGTGTCTCTTTGAAGAGGAATCATACCTGAAAGCCTTAGATCTGTTCACCCAGGCTTCAGAGCTGCAGCCTTTCAAATCCTCCTACCGCTTTCGCAG TATTGCTTGCCTTTTGGCCATGAAAAAGCATCAGGAATGCCTTGGGATCATCACAAAAGAATTAAAGCAGCATCCCAACCCTGATGTCTACATCCTTCGGGCTCGACTTTATAACTTCTTCCTAAAG CCGAATCAGTGTTACCAGGATCTGCACCGGGCCCTAAGGATTAAGCCTGAGCACCCTGAGGCCAACACATTGTTGGAGAAATTGTTGGTCCAGGCCAGAAAGGCCCGGGAGGAAGCAGTGGTCATGGCCTTGAAGGGGAGCCTGGAGGATTCTTTGATCCGGATCAACTGTGCCATTGAGAACAGCCCTATGGATCCTAGCTACTATTTGTTCCG GGGCACTCTATTTCGGAGGCTCAAGGACTTTGATGCAGCCATCGAAGATTTTCTCAAGGCTCTAGAATTGTGCtcagaaaatgaggaaactgaggttcctcTGCAGGCCCAGCGCCAGCTACTCCTTACCTACAATGACTTTGCGGTCCTCTGCTATACCAAGGGCGCCTATGAAGAAGGCGTGTTGCTTCTCAACAAGGCCCTACAGggtgaaaagggagaaaaagggatcTATATCAACAGAGGGG ACTGCTTCTTCAAGCTTGGGGAGTTGACCTTTGCTGAAGCTGATTATCTGGAGGCTCTGGCATTGTCCCCTTGGGACCAGGGTGCTCGGTACCGCATGGGCATGCTTAAGGAAAAGATGGGGCTTCGCAAGCATCAGATGAG ACAATACCACAAGGCTGAAGAATACTTCACCTCGGCCATTGAATATGGCCCAGACAAAGCCAACTTTTACTTCCTCCGGGCCAGGAGCCGCCTAATGCTGCAGGATTTCTTTGGGGCTCGTCAAGATGTTGCCACCATGCTGCTCCTCAACCCCCAGCACCCCCAG CTGCCTTCTATGATATCGAACCTCTTCCAGGGCCAGACCAAAGAGGACTTGATGAACAGCAAGACAATGGTGATGGCCAGAGCCATCCTGGATCGGGCAATTCAGAACAATCTTCGCCAGGCTCCCTCGAATGTTCTGAG ACTTCTGGACAAAAGTATTCccatagaggaaagaaaaacGTGGCAAGACACCACACGCCCTCCGGTGCAGGTCCCTGACTCTGAAGAGATGGGGCCCAAGGACAAGGGTCCTTCGATTTCCACAACAAAGCTGGGCCCCAAG TCTCTAAGCAAGAGCAACCTGAAGCAAGCCTCGAAAACAGAAATGCCTCGAAGGTCCTCAGAGGACTCAGTTGTTATTG GGGACACCTCCACGTGGGAGGCCAAGACTGCTGACACATAG
- the TOR2A gene encoding prosalusin, with the protein MSFHGWTGTGKSYVSSMLVQYLFRHGMASPNVHHFSPVIHFPHADQIERYQGDLKQWILGNLTACGRSLFLFDEVDKMHPGLLGVLRPFLGPSWVVYGTNYRKAIFIFLSNAGGEQINQLALDAWRARRDREELQLQDLEPAISRAIVDNPNHGFWQSGIVEDQLLDLLVPFLPLQHHHVRHCVANELAQLGLAQQQEEEVVQAVLDGTAFFPEEERLFSSNGCKTVASRITLFL; encoded by the exons ATGTCCTTCCATGGCTGGACTGGCACAGGAAAATCCTACGTCAGCTCCATGCTGGTCCAGTACCTGTTCAGACACGGGATGGCCAGTCCCAACGTGCATCACTTTTCTCCTGTCATCCACTTCCCCCATGCAGACCAGATAGAACGATACCAG GGTGACCTGAAGCAGTGGATCTTGGGGAACCTCACAGCTTGTGGCCGTTCCCTCTTCCTCTTCGATGAGGTGGACAAGATGCACCCAGGGCTGTTAGGGGTACTCCGCCCTTTCCTGGGACCTTCCTGGGTGGTCTATGGGACCAACTACCGAAAAGCCATCTTCATCTTCCTCAG CAATGCTGGTGGGGAGCAAATCAATCAGCTAGCGCTGGATGCTTGGCGGGCCCGCAGGGACCGAGAAGAGCTCCAGCTTCAGGATCTAGAACCAGCCATCTCTAGGGCCATCGTGGACAATCCCAATC ATGGTTTCTGGCAGTCAGGAATTGTGGAAGACCAGCTCTTAGACTTACTGGTGCCCTTCCTGCCCCTCCAGCATCACCATGTCCGTCATTGTGTGGCCAATGAACTAGCCCAGCTGGGCCTGGCTCAGCAACAGGAGGAGGAGGTTGTCCAGGCTGTGCTGGATGGAACTGCCTTCTTCCCAGAAGAGGAACGCCTTTTTTCTTCCAATGGTTGCAAGACTGTTGCTTCCCGAATCACCCTTTTCCTTTGA
- the CFAP157 gene encoding cilia- and flagella-associated protein 157: protein MGPKKESAEGGKKKGKKGEPSPNPAEEVITEEIRKFYQIQIEDLEKRILLYQRKWDEMAVKYKLFQDQYEQLAQNKKEIVAFLKNSLNKRVFEITDLNEQLQGLQVSKEMEKEAFESQLAQVRHEFQETKDQLVQENIMLGMRLTALDDYRIQKEDLMAKFTVLEGQLKKEQEDYKNWIYALEKDSVLDKDRMKKEITHRVNKVAMEFRKVSALQIAETTKKVIQENVAVTTELAEMSDQTLQLCNENEELRMDTKEMSKQLDLLEDNKKIMSAVRLNRLKLIWFLAEKCEQQQQRMAESEKIKAVLEQLEVAFQQLQQDNHDLRYDLEQLKKELRFYQADGKRLAAQLENEKTRSEKVEQVLDQATFLLRDLLKMQPKPTVEGQFDVIFQMEQKELLQQLMSLLSHAVVLGPHLTEFMGARQRTHPSNTVQARCKGFKPHKRMTVNMPYKLSSISAMFQPSHTPFNPKDIQLLSKTTRLRNYKVSAAPEVLGVGAFRGWGRKGWNKIEDNSDEFL, encoded by the exons ATGGGGCCCAAAAAAGAAAGTGcggaaggggggaaaaagaaaggcaagaagggGGAACCATCGCCTAATCCTGCAGAAGAGGTCATCACGGAGGAGATCCGCAAGTTTTATCAAATCCAGATTGAAGACCTGGAGAAGCGGATCCTTCT GTATCAAAGGAAGTGGGATGAGATGGCGGTGAAGTATAAACTCTTTCAGGATCAGTATGAACAGCTAGCTCAAAATAAAAAGGAGATTGTCGCCTTCCTCAAGAATTCCCTCAACAAACGAGTGTTTGAGATTACAGACCTCAATGAACAGCTTCAGGGCTTGCAGGTCTccaaagagatggaaaaggaagccTTTGAGTCCCAGCTGGCCCAGGTGCGCCATGAGTTCCAGGAGACCAAAGACCAGCTTGTCCAGGAGAATATCATGCTGG GGATGAGGCTGACTGCCCTAGATGATTACCGGATCCAGAAGGAAGACCTCATGGCCAAGTTTACCGTGCTGGAAGGACAACTCAAGAAGGAACAGGAGGATTACAAAAATTGGATTTACGCCCTGGAGAAGGATTCTGTGTTAGACAAAGACAG aatgaaaaaggaaataacccATCGAGTGAACAAGGTGGCAATGGAGTTTCGCAAGGTGTCCGCTCTCCAGATAGCTGAGACAACCAAGAAAGTAATCCAGGAGAATGTGGCAGTGACCACAGAGCTGGCTGAGATGTCTGACCAAACCCTACAGCTCTGCAATGAGAATGAGGAGCTGAGAATGGACACCAAGGAGATGAGCAAACAGCTGGACTTGTTGGAGGACAACAAAAAGATTATGTCTGCTGTTAGGCTGAATCGACTCAAG CTGATATGGTTTCTGGCTGAAAAGTGTGAGCAACAGCAGCAAAGGATGGCAGAATCTGAAAAGATAAAAGCCGTCCTGGAGCAGTTAGAGGTGGCCTTCCAGCAACTACAGCAGGACAACCATGACCTGAG GTACGATTTGGAGCAGCTAAAGAAAGAGCTCAGGTTCTACCAGGCAGATGGAAAGAGACTAGCAGCGCAGCTGGAAAATGAGAAGACACGAAGTGAGAAGGTAGAGCAGGTGCTGGACCAAGCTACATTCCTACTCCGGGATTTGTTGAAG ATGCAACCCAAGCCCACTGTGGAAGGCCAGTTTGATGTGATCTTCCAGATGGAGCAGAAGGAGTTGCTGCAACAGCTAATGTCCTTGCTGAGTCACGCTGTGGTCCTGGGGCCACATCTGACTGAGTTCATGGGAGCCCGACAAAGAACTCACCCTTCCAATACAGTGCAGGCGAG ATGCAAGGGCTTCAAGCCCCACAAGCGGATGACCGTCAACATGCCATACAAGCTGTCGAGCATAAGCGCAATGTTCCAGCCATCCCACACTCCCTTCAACCCAAAAGATATCCAATTGCTATCCAAAACCACTCGTCTCAGAAACTATAAGGTATCCGCTGCCCCTGAAGTATTGGGGGTGGGAGCCTtcagggggtggggaagaaaaggatggaataaaatagaagataattcagatgaatttctctga
- the PTRH1 gene encoding probable peptidyl-tRNA hydrolase has translation MSPPGLGLLWSWLSRGMSRTGPELQPPGKRWLVAGLGNYRLQGTRHSVGMAVLNQLAQHLNVADQWRKQQQCHADVAIACLGEAELVLLKPRQFMNVNGLSVAQAAKMYQLAAEDIYLVHDELDKPLGKLAMKLGGSASGHNGVRSCISCLNSNVMPRLRVGIGRPTHPGAVERYVLDRFTAAEQERLPQLLEQATELLLSHIQQRSLAGATCSSHPS, from the exons atGTCGCCCCCGGGGCTCGGACTCTTGTGGAGCTGGCTGAGTCGCGGAATGAGTCGAACTGGCCCCGAACTTCAGCCTCCAGGGAAGAGGTGGCTG GTGGCTGGCCTGGGCAACTACAGGTTGCAGGGCACACGGCACAGTGTAGGCATGGCTGTGCTGAACCAGCTGGCCCAGCACCTGAATGTAGCTGACCAATGGAGGAAGCAGCAGCAATGCCATGCAGATGTGGCCATCGCCTGCCTTGGAGAGGCTGAACTGGTGCTTCTCAAACCTCGACAGTTCATGAATGTCAATGGGCTCAGTGTGGCCCAGGCTG CCAAGATGTATCAGCTGGCAGCCGAAGACATCTACTTGGTTCATGATGAGTTGGACAAGCCACTGGGAAAACTAGCCATGAAGCTAGGGGGCAGTGCAAG TGGTCACAACGGGGTGCGATCCTGTATCAGCTGTCTCAACTCAAAT GTCATGCCCCGGCTCCGAGTAGGCATTGGCCGACCTACTCACCCGGGGGCTGTGGAACGATACGTGTTGGACAGATTCACAGCAGCTGAGCAAGAACGACTGCCTCAGCTGCTGGAGCAGGCCACAGAACTGCTACTCAGCCACATCCAGCAACGGAGCCTGGCAGGGGCGACGTGTTCAAGCCACCCCTCCTGA